From the genome of Falco cherrug isolate bFalChe1 chromosome 14, bFalChe1.pri, whole genome shotgun sequence, one region includes:
- the SLC22A31 gene encoding putative solute carrier family 22 member 31, which translates to MAAGAAARPRGRRAAGGWAPCAALALGWALGWALGAAPSHRCRPDAALLPPPLRRLAGAALLRAAVPRLRGGWSPCQLYRYRPGPGPGAARPNGTGPCTRGWHYALPAAGLRSNLVTQWDLVCASRWKVPLEQTTHLLGWTLGSVAAGLACDRFGRRAAFVVSLVLAVPLGLGVALAIDFVMVLVARLLFGAALAGAFLSLYVARLELCDPPHRLGVTMVAVFFWIAGELLLPGLAVLCRDWRVLQGTVTMILALLAACWWCPALLLESPRWLLATQQLERARKTLQALAESSGPGDDSSCHEESLLAELESLSEGSPQPRYHAVCEIFGTRVIWKNSVILGFTAFIGSGIRHCFTRNLAPHLPHFFSSYFVLVGTEAAACLFVCVTAERFGRRAILLLCAILTGISSLLLLALTQYLLDLIVLTLSVVGITASHAVTILSIFFASEVLPTVVRGAGLGLVVGASFVGKAAAPITAIPNSRGFFLHHVVFASFAILAVLSIMLLPESQGRSLPQSLQDGESQRRPPLFRQPPREDHLPLISPHSIPHDYSHLAASTKGLLSSPAAPHKI; encoded by the exons atggcggcgggggcggcggcgcggccgcggggccggcgggcggcgggggggtgggCGCCGTGCGCGGCGCTGGCGCTGGGGTGGGCGCTGGGGTGGGCGCTGGGGGCGGCCCCGTCCCACCGCTGCCGGCCCGACGcggcgctgctgccgccgccgctccgccgcctGGCGGGGGCCGCGCTGCTCCGTGCCGCCGTCCCGCGGCTCCGCGGCGGCTGGAGCCCCTGCCAGCTGTACCGGTaccggcccgggcccggccccggggccgcccgccccaACGGCACCGGGCCCTGCACCCGCGGCTGGCACTacgccctgcccgccgccgggcTCCGCTCCAACCTCGTCACCCAG TGGGACCTGGTCTGCGCCTCGCGCTGGAAGGTGCCCCTGGAGCAGACCACGCACTTGCTGGGCTGGACGCTGGGCAGCGTTGCCGCCGGCCTGGCCTGTGACAG GTTTGGCCGCCGGGCTGCCTTCGTGGTGTCCCTGGTGCTGGCGGTGCCCTTGGGGCTCGGCGTGGCGTTGGCCATCGACTTCGTCATGGTGCTGGTGGCGCGGCTGCTCTTCGGGGCGGCGCTGGCTGGCGCCTTCCTCTCCCTCTACGTGGCAC ggctggagctgtgtgACCCCCCGCACCGACTGGGGGTGACGATGGTGGCCGTTTTCTTCTGGATCGccggggagctgctgctgccggggctggctgtgctgtgccggGACTGGCGGGTGCTGCAGGGCACCGTCACCATgatcctggctctgctggctgcctgctggtG GTGCCCGGCACTGCTGCTGGAGTCACCGCGCTGGCTGCTGGCCAcgcagcagctggagagggcCAGGAAGACCTTGCAGGCGCTGGCCGAAAGCAGTGGCCCTGGCGACGACAGCTCCTGCCACGAGGAGAGCCTCCTCGCCG AGCTGGAGTCCCTGTCTGAGGGGTCCCCGCAGCCCCGGTACCACGCCGTCTGCGAGATCTTCGGCACCAGGGTCATCTGGAAGAACAGCGTCATCCTTGGCTTCACGGC GTTTATCGGCTCTGGCATCCGCCACTGCTTCACCCGCAACCTGGCCCCCCACCTGCCgcatttcttctcttcctaCTTCGTCCTGGTGGGCACcgaggcagctgcctgcctcttCGTCTGTGTGACGGCCGAGCGCTTCGGGCGCCGCGCCATCCTCCTGCTCTGCGCCATCCTCACCGGCATCtcctcccttctgctgctggccCTCACTCAGT aCCTGCTGGACCTCATTGTCCTGACCCTGTCCGTGGTGGGCATCACTGCCTCCCATGCCGTCACCATCCTCAGCATCTTCTTTGCCAGTGAGGTTCTCCCCACCGTGGTCAG gggtgcagggctgggccTCGTCGTGGGGGCCAGCTTCGTGGGCAAGGCAGCCGCCCCCATCACTGCCATCCCCAACAGCCGCGGCTTCTTCCTGCACCACGTGGTGTTCGCCTCCTTCGCCATCCTCGCCGTCCTCAGCATCATGCTGCTGCCAGAGAGCCAGGGCCGCAGCCTGCCCCAGTCCCTGCAGGATGGCGAGAGCCAGCGCCGGCCCCCCCTGTTCCGCCAGCCCCCCCGCGAGGACCACCTGCCCCTGATCTCcccccacagcatcccccatGACTACTCCCACCTCGCTGCCTCCACCAAGGGGTTGCTGAGCTCCCCGGCTGCCCCCCACAAGATATAA
- the CDH15 gene encoding LOW QUALITY PROTEIN: cadherin-15 (The sequence of the model RefSeq protein was modified relative to this genomic sequence to represent the inferred CDS: deleted 1 base in 1 codon), with protein sequence MGPPLLLACLLAPLCARGASPAQPGAAALGSPQPWRQHEGPRRVKRAWVIPPISVSENHKRIPHLLVQIKSDKQQPGGVIYSIKGPGVDEEPLGIFSIDKFSGKVFLNAMLDREENDRFRLKAFALDLGGVTLEDPTDLEIIVVDQNDNRPLFRQDVFTGHVIEGAEPGTCVMTVDATDADDPDTDNAALRYSILEQGATSMFSINATTGDICTTRPGLDRETMGVYNLTVQAADMSGDGLTTTAMAIIYLEDINDNPPEFTKEEFSMEVEEQAAGVDMGKVFVHDKDLAGSPNWLAKFTILEGDPEGAFAIRTDPYTNDGVLSVAKPLDHEVRDRFELTVSVQNEQPLEPTAPASPRALATVRVRVRDVNEAPIFRENPRRVSVLEGAPPGTPVTTYTASDPDTRQLQTLTYALLYDPADWLQLDPHAGTVRTKRELLHPSAFLQGGWYIALVLARDDAEPPLSATGTLSIEILEVNDHAPLLQLPAGVVCGRPGRGGSLLLGATDDDRPPHGAPFHFQLSPQHPQLARNWSITRFNVTHAVLAVLVELPRGSYSLPLLLRDSGTPPRERQQLLNVSVCHCGREGTCEDGVLAATATGAGITLGALLIILGSSILLLVLAALGAARARGRRRALRKGLLQRSQDDMRDNILNYDEQGGGEEDQDAYDINQLRHPELFSLRAKPPVRRDTPLSSVTPQPPRKLPSSPSDIEDFINEGLEAADSDPSMPPYDTALIYDYEGSGSVASPLSSIVSSLTDEDQDYDYLNEWGPRFRRLADLYGQ encoded by the exons ATGGGCCCCCCGCTCCTCCTCGCCTGCCTGCTCGCCCCCCTCTGCGCTCGG ggtgccagcccagcccagccaggcgCCGcggccctgggcagcccccagccctggcggCAGCACGAGGGTCCACGGCGGGTGAAGAGGGCCTGGGTGATCCCCCCCATCAGCGTCTCGGAGAACCACAAGCGCATCCCTCACCTCCTGGTGCAG ATCAAGTCGGACAAGCAGCAGCCGGGGGGGGTGATCTACAGCATCAAGGGGCCGGGGGTGGACGAGGAGCCCCTGGGCATCTTTTCCATTGACAAGTTCAGCGGGAAGGTCTTCCTCAATGCCATGCTGGACCGGGAGGAGAACGACCGCTTCCGG CTGAAAGCCTTCGCGCTGGACCTGGGCGGTGTGACGCTGGAGGACCCCACCGACCTGGAGATCATTGTCGTGGACCAGAACGACAACCGGCCCCTCTTCCGGCAGGATGTCTTCACTGGGCATGTGATTGAGGGGGCTGAGCCAG GGACCTGCGTGATGACGGTGGATGCTACTGATGCTGATGACCCCGACACTGACAACGCGGCACTGCGGTACTCCATCCTGGAGCAGGGTGCCACCAGCATGTTTAGCATCAACGCCACCACCGGCGACATCTGCACCACACGGCCCGGCCTTGACCGCGAG ACCATGGGGGTGTACAACCTGACGGTGCAGGCAGCTGACATGTCCGGGGATGGGCTCACCACCACCGCCATGGCCATCATCTACCTGGAGGACATCAATGACAACCCTCCCGAGTTCACCAAGGAGGAG TTCTCCATGGAGGTGGAGGAGCAGGCGGCCGGTGTGGACATGGGCAAGGTCTTCGTGCACGACAAAGACCTGGCCGGCTCGCCCAACTGGCTGGCCAAATTCACCATCCTGGAGGGCGACCCCGAGGGTGCCTTCGCCATCCGTACCGACCCCTACACCAACGATGGCGTGCTCTCCGTGGCCAAG CCGCTGGACCACGAGGTGCGGGACCGCTTCGAGCTGACGGTGTCAGTGCAGAATGAGCAGCCGCTGGAGCCCAcggcccccgccagcccccggGCACTGGCCACGGTGCGGGTGCGGGTGCGGGACGTGAACGAGGCGCCCATCTTCCGTGAGAACCCGCGGCGGGTCAGCGTGCTGGAGGGGGCCCCCCCGGGCACCCCTGTCACCACCTACACCGCCAGCGACCCCGACACCCGCCAGCTCCAGACCCTCAC CTACGCGCTGCTCTACGACCCGGCGGACTGGCTGCAGCTGGACCCCCACGCTGGCACCGTCCGCACCAAGCGGGAGCTGCTGCACCCCTCCGCCTTCCTGCAGGGCGGCTGGTACATCGCCCTGGTCCTCGCCCGCGATGACG CCGAGCCCCCGCTCTCCGCCACCGGCACCCTCTCCATCGAGATCCTGGAGGTGAATGACCACGcgcccctgctgcagctgccagccgGGGTGGTctgcgggcggccgggccgcggggggaGCCTGCTCCTGGGGGCCACGGACGATGACCGGCCCCCCCACGGTGCCCCCTTCCACTTccagctcagcccccagcacccccagcttGCCCGCAACTGGAGCATCACCCGCTTCAATG TGACCCACGCCGTGCTGGCCGTGCTGGTGGAGCTGCCCAGGGGGTCCTACTCGCTCCCGCTGCTGCTCCGGGACTCAGGGACCCCCCCACGGGAGCGGCAGCAACTGCTGAACGTCTCGGTGTGCCACTGCGGCCGGGAGGGCACCTGCGAGGACGGTGTCCTGGCTGCCACCGCCACCGGGGCCGGCATCACCCTCGGGGCCCTCCTGATCATCCTcggcagcagcatcctcctccttG tcCTGGCAGCGTtgggggcagcgcgg gcgcGCGGGCGCCGGCGGGCTCTGCGCAAGGGGCTGCTGCAGCGCTCGCAGGACGACATGCGGGACAACATCCTCAACTACGACGAGCAGGGCGGGGGCGAGGAGGACCAG GACGCTTATGACATCAACCAGCTTCGGCACCCAGAGCTCTTCTCACTGCGGGCCAAGCCACCGGTGCGCAGGGACACCCCGCTCAGCTCTGTcactccccagcccccccgcaagctgcccagcagcccctccGACATCGAGGACTTCATCAACGAG GGGCTGGAGGCGGCCGACAGCGACCCCAGCATGCCCCCCTATGACACGGCCCTCATCTACGACTACGAGGGCTCGGGCTCAGTCGCCAGCCCCCTCAGCTCCATCGTCTCCAGCCTGACAGACGAGGACCAGGACTACGACTACCTGAACGAGTGGGGGCCACGCTTTCGGCGCCTGGCCGACCTCTACGGGCAATAG